A region of Veillonellaceae bacterium DNA encodes the following proteins:
- a CDS encoding metal-sensing transcriptional repressor, translating into MAEDKEMACEGCRHTERTERERSNLMKRLRTIEGQIRGIEKMVENDAYCPDIVMQVSAVSNALNSFNKLLLAAHIRGCVTEDIKEGKDDKVDELCTMLQKLMK; encoded by the coding sequence ATGGCAGAAGATAAAGAAATGGCATGCGAAGGCTGCCGCCATACGGAACGTACGGAAAGAGAAAGAAGCAATCTGATGAAGAGGCTCCGTACGATTGAGGGACAGATCCGCGGCATTGAGAAGATGGTCGAGAATGATGCGTACTGCCCGGATATTGTGATGCAGGTTTCCGCCGTTTCCAATGCATTGAACAGTTTCAACAAGCTTCTTCTCGCGGCCCACATCCGCGGCTGCGTGACCGAAGACATTAAAGAAGGCAAGGATGACAAGGTCGATGAACTTTGCACCATGCTGCAGAAACTGATGAAGTGA
- a CDS encoding glycosyltransferase family 2 protein, whose protein sequence is MNHYLDIIMFPIQLIVAFFTIYYTVIAVFGMWHRKERNLADPASKFAIVIPAHNESAVLSDLLENLKLLKYPKELYDVYVIADNCTDNTADIAREHGAFVFERTNKELVGKGYAMDWVFPKIFALNKNYDAFCVFDSDNLVHLDFLAVMNNRLLKGQKVLQGYLSAKNPTDTWVSGTFAIAFWTINHLWHLGKYNMGLSSCLGGTGMCISADIVKKYGWGCDCLTEDMEFSMKCLSHGIRTCWVHDAIIYDEKPLGFMASCRQRKRWAQGQFDCSERYIPILFKEGIKRHSIVILDGIMQLLQNYFLVLSTFYLVMTYINMFYPCFTVILYNDVLVPKQFWAVIGFIQSIVPLIVLLQIEVPPKIYLYWLIYPIFMYSWIPVTLLGWKDRHKKGWVHTIHTRSMHFEQASLTRKKEIGQ, encoded by the coding sequence GCTGTATTCGGCATGTGGCATCGAAAAGAAAGAAATCTGGCGGATCCCGCCAGCAAATTTGCAATCGTCATACCAGCGCACAATGAATCGGCCGTACTGTCGGATCTTCTGGAAAACCTGAAGCTCCTGAAGTACCCGAAGGAACTCTATGACGTCTACGTCATCGCGGACAACTGCACGGATAATACTGCAGACATCGCCCGTGAGCACGGAGCTTTCGTCTTTGAAAGAACCAATAAGGAACTCGTCGGCAAAGGCTATGCCATGGACTGGGTATTCCCGAAGATCTTCGCATTGAACAAGAATTACGATGCGTTCTGCGTCTTCGATTCGGACAACCTTGTCCACCTGGATTTCCTTGCCGTCATGAACAACCGTCTTCTCAAAGGTCAGAAAGTCCTTCAGGGATACCTGTCTGCCAAAAACCCGACAGATACATGGGTATCCGGCACATTTGCGATTGCCTTCTGGACGATCAACCACCTCTGGCACCTGGGCAAGTACAATATGGGACTGTCCTCCTGCCTTGGCGGCACAGGCATGTGCATTTCCGCCGACATCGTCAAGAAGTACGGCTGGGGCTGCGACTGCCTGACAGAAGATATGGAATTCTCCATGAAGTGCCTCTCTCACGGCATCCGCACCTGCTGGGTCCATGATGCTATCATCTATGATGAAAAGCCGCTCGGATTCATGGCATCCTGCCGCCAGAGAAAGAGATGGGCGCAGGGCCAGTTCGACTGCTCCGAGCGTTACATCCCGATCCTTTTCAAAGAGGGCATCAAGAGACACAGCATCGTCATCTTAGATGGCATCATGCAGCTTTTGCAGAACTATTTCCTCGTCCTCTCCACATTCTACCTGGTGATGACGTATATCAATATGTTCTACCCCTGCTTCACCGTCATCCTTTACAACGATGTGCTCGTGCCGAAGCAGTTCTGGGCTGTCATCGGATTCATTCAGTCCATCGTCCCGCTCATCGTTCTTCTGCAGATCGAAGTTCCGCCGAAGATTTATCTTTACTGGCTGATCTACCCGATCTTCATGTACTCCTGGATTCCTGTCACACTCCTTGGATGGAAGGACAGACATAAAAAAGGATGGGTTCATACCATTCATACCAGAAGCATGCATTTTGAACAGGCAAGTCTGACACGAAAGAAAGAAATAGGGCAGTAA
- a CDS encoding heavy metal translocating P-type ATPase gives MSEKENKCQYMVTGMTCAACQAHVEKAVSKVPGVDKVTVSLLMNSMAVEGSASADSVVAAVEAAGYGAKPMDNEVKSGSSQGSLAAEEEALKDRETPKLKKRLILSLVFLAVLMYLSMGHNMLGFPVPSFLEGNYIGLGITQMILALIVMFVNRAFFTSGFRSLFQGAPNMDALVALGSGVSFLWSLSVLYKMTYFAMQGGSIEMLYRGQLYFESAAMIPALITVGKLLESLSKGRTTDALKGLMKLAPKTANIERDGMVVTVGISEVKPGDIFVVKPGESIPVDGEVMEGETAVDASALTGESVPVDKGAGDTVSAATINTTGFIRVKATRVGEDTTFSQIVHMVSDAAATKAPIARIADKVSAVFVPAVIGVAIVVFLIWKFLGADTATALEYAICVLVISCPCALGLATPVAIMVGNGMGAKNGILFKTSEDLENAGKVKIVALDKTGTITTGRPEVTDIVPAEGVSEEELLMTAYSLEGKSEHPLARAIVEEGEKRNLKARAMDNFRIVSGSGLLASDDGVSVHGGSLDYISTYVSLGSLKEKAEALADEGKTPLFFEKGKKLLGMIAVADAIKEDSAKAIRMLHDMGIETVMVTGDNEKTAKTIAQKAGVDRVIAGVLPSGKEEVIRELQKRGRVAMVGDGINDAPALTRADTGIAIGAGTDVAIDSAGIVLINSRLTDVAAAIRLSRKTLKNIYENLFWAFAYNVILIPVAAGLYPGIRMSPMWGAAAMSLSSFTVCMNALRLNFFKMKDGEDSGEAPKENVPVKEAPAPKKEAPKTESAPSKDNLKKEVLHVEGMMCENCERHVKGALEALPFIESAKADHAKGTVDITSDGEPDRKAMEEAISKAGYTLKDEPSYEGKATVLVGGMMCENCEKHVKKALESLPFIESASADHTTGRVAITYSSQPVEEEMKDVISKADYEYQGIEFPKEENKMKETVKIEGMMCNHCEATVKKALEALDGVDSAEVSHEKGTAVLSMSKAVADADIQKAVEDKDYKFIGIEK, from the coding sequence GTGAGTGAGAAAGAAAATAAATGCCAGTACATGGTGACAGGCATGACCTGTGCAGCCTGCCAGGCTCATGTGGAAAAAGCTGTCAGCAAGGTGCCGGGCGTCGATAAGGTGACGGTCTCCCTTCTGATGAATTCCATGGCTGTTGAAGGATCGGCCAGTGCTGATTCCGTCGTCGCCGCTGTCGAAGCGGCAGGCTATGGGGCAAAACCCATGGATAATGAAGTCAAGAGCGGATCATCACAAGGATCGCTCGCAGCCGAGGAAGAAGCGCTGAAGGACAGGGAGACGCCGAAACTGAAGAAGCGCCTCATCCTCTCGCTCGTATTCCTGGCCGTTCTCATGTACCTTTCCATGGGACACAATATGCTGGGATTTCCTGTTCCGTCCTTCCTCGAAGGAAATTACATCGGGCTTGGAATCACGCAGATGATTCTTGCGCTGATTGTCATGTTCGTGAACCGCGCATTCTTCACGTCCGGTTTCCGTTCCCTCTTCCAGGGAGCGCCGAATATGGATGCGCTTGTCGCTCTTGGCTCAGGCGTTTCCTTCCTGTGGTCGCTCTCCGTCCTCTACAAGATGACGTACTTTGCGATGCAGGGAGGATCGATCGAAATGTTATACCGCGGGCAGCTTTACTTTGAGTCTGCAGCCATGATTCCGGCCCTGATTACCGTCGGAAAGCTTCTGGAATCGCTCTCCAAAGGGCGTACGACCGATGCTTTGAAAGGGCTGATGAAACTCGCACCGAAAACAGCAAATATCGAGCGGGACGGCATGGTCGTGACTGTCGGTATCAGCGAAGTCAAGCCTGGCGACATCTTCGTCGTCAAACCGGGCGAATCCATTCCGGTCGACGGGGAAGTCATGGAAGGCGAGACGGCCGTCGATGCATCTGCCCTGACAGGCGAATCCGTTCCTGTCGACAAGGGAGCGGGCGATACCGTCAGCGCTGCAACAATCAATACGACGGGTTTCATCCGCGTCAAGGCAACGCGTGTCGGTGAAGATACGACATTCTCCCAGATTGTCCACATGGTGAGCGATGCAGCTGCTACGAAAGCGCCGATTGCGCGCATTGCAGATAAAGTATCCGCTGTCTTTGTTCCGGCCGTCATCGGGGTTGCCATCGTCGTATTCCTCATCTGGAAATTCCTTGGTGCTGATACGGCAACCGCTCTTGAATATGCGATCTGCGTACTCGTCATTTCCTGCCCCTGCGCACTGGGCCTGGCAACACCGGTTGCCATCATGGTCGGCAACGGCATGGGCGCGAAGAACGGCATCCTCTTCAAGACGAGCGAGGACCTCGAAAACGCAGGCAAGGTCAAGATCGTTGCCCTGGATAAGACAGGCACGATTACGACCGGCCGTCCTGAAGTGACGGACATCGTTCCGGCAGAAGGCGTCAGCGAGGAAGAACTCCTTATGACTGCTTACTCTCTGGAAGGGAAATCCGAACATCCTCTGGCCCGCGCCATCGTCGAAGAAGGAGAGAAGAGAAATCTTAAAGCGCGTGCTATGGATAACTTCCGCATCGTTTCAGGAAGCGGACTTCTGGCAAGCGATGATGGAGTTTCCGTTCATGGCGGATCCCTTGATTATATTTCCACCTATGTAAGCCTTGGCAGTCTCAAGGAAAAAGCAGAAGCGCTTGCCGATGAAGGAAAGACGCCTCTCTTCTTTGAAAAAGGAAAGAAACTCCTCGGCATGATCGCCGTCGCTGATGCAATCAAGGAAGACTCTGCAAAAGCCATCCGCATGCTCCATGATATGGGTATCGAAACCGTCATGGTGACCGGCGATAATGAAAAGACCGCGAAGACGATTGCCCAAAAGGCAGGCGTTGACCGCGTCATTGCAGGCGTCCTTCCTTCCGGCAAGGAAGAAGTCATCCGCGAGCTGCAGAAACGCGGCAGGGTTGCCATGGTAGGCGACGGCATCAATGATGCGCCGGCCCTGACCCGTGCCGATACAGGCATAGCCATCGGCGCAGGCACGGATGTGGCCATTGATTCTGCCGGTATCGTACTCATCAATTCGCGCCTGACGGATGTGGCGGCAGCTATCCGCCTTTCCAGAAAGACGCTGAAGAATATTTATGAAAACCTGTTCTGGGCATTTGCCTACAACGTTATCCTGATTCCGGTTGCAGCCGGTCTTTACCCAGGCATCCGCATGAGCCCGATGTGGGGCGCGGCTGCCATGTCCCTTTCAAGTTTTACCGTCTGCATGAATGCGCTCCGTCTGAATTTCTTCAAGATGAAGGATGGGGAAGACAGCGGGGAGGCTCCGAAGGAAAATGTTCCTGTAAAGGAAGCCCCTGCTCCGAAGAAAGAAGCACCGAAAACAGAAAGCGCTCCTTCTAAAGACAATCTCAAGAAGGAAGTGCTCCATGTCGAAGGCATGATGTGCGAAAACTGCGAACGTCATGTGAAGGGTGCTCTGGAAGCGCTGCCATTCATTGAAAGCGCAAAAGCCGATCATGCGAAAGGCACGGTAGATATTACCTCTGACGGGGAACCGGACAGGAAAGCGATGGAAGAAGCCATTTCCAAAGCAGGATATACATTGAAAGACGAACCTTCCTATGAAGGAAAGGCGACCGTCCTCGTAGGCGGGATGATGTGCGAAAACTGCGAGAAGCATGTGAAGAAAGCACTCGAATCCCTGCCGTTCATCGAAAGTGCCAGCGCCGATCACACGACCGGGCGTGTGGCCATTACTTACAGCTCACAACCCGTAGAGGAAGAGATGAAAGATGTCATTTCCAAAGCGGATTATGAATATCAGGGAATAGAATTCCCAAAGGAGGAAAACAAGATGAAAGAAACAGTTAAGATTGAAGGCATGATGTGCAATCATTGCGAAGCTACCGTCAAGAAAGCTCTCGAAGCATTAGACGGTGTAGACAGCGCTGAAGTATCCCACGAAAAGGGTACTGCCGTCCTCTCCATGAGCAAGGCAGTCGCAGACGCTGATATCCAGAAAGCCGTCGAAGACAAGGACTACAAATTCATCGGTATCGAAAAATAA
- the surE gene encoding 5'/3'-nucleotidase SurE, whose protein sequence is MTNDDGFESPGIIEMAKRLAKLGRVTVIAPNRGRSSCSSSLSLQTYLRMWKKESYGENITVLSCNGTTADCCKLGLEHWLRNDKPDLIVSGMNNGLNNGSDCLYSGTIAGAMESIFLGIPAIALSAETVKKPEYLAKAADFAFEVVKKYFVDSSYKGILSLNIPKEEEHIGWKDLKITKLGIQRYDNAIREMKDPSGHLGFWLSGTMLPDAVPDTDVFWIHRGYPTLTALTWNMTDTERLAEVKEIADTEK, encoded by the coding sequence ATGACAAATGACGACGGCTTTGAATCTCCCGGTATTATTGAAATGGCAAAGAGACTCGCCAAACTGGGCAGGGTGACGGTCATTGCACCGAACCGCGGGAGAAGCTCCTGTTCCAGTTCTCTTTCTCTCCAGACGTACCTGCGCATGTGGAAGAAGGAAAGTTATGGAGAAAATATCACGGTATTGTCCTGCAACGGCACGACAGCAGACTGCTGCAAGCTGGGGCTGGAACACTGGCTCAGAAATGACAAGCCGGATCTCATCGTTTCCGGCATGAACAACGGACTCAATAATGGCAGCGACTGCCTTTACAGCGGCACTATCGCAGGCGCCATGGAAAGCATTTTCCTCGGTATTCCTGCCATTGCGCTTTCTGCAGAAACGGTCAAGAAGCCGGAATACCTGGCCAAGGCCGCAGACTTTGCTTTCGAAGTCGTGAAGAAATATTTCGTCGATTCCAGCTACAAGGGCATCCTTTCCCTCAACATCCCGAAAGAGGAGGAACATATCGGATGGAAGGATCTGAAAATCACAAAGCTCGGCATCCAGCGCTATGATAATGCGATCCGTGAAATGAAGGATCCGTCCGGCCATCTGGGCTTCTGGCTTTCCGGCACGATGCTTCCGGATGCCGTTCCGGACACGGATGTATTCTGGATCCACAGGGGATACCCGACACTGACAGCGCTCACCTGGAATATGACAGACACAGAAAGACTGGCAGAAGTCAAGGAAATCGCTGATACAGAAAAATAA